A stretch of Macadamia integrifolia cultivar HAES 741 chromosome 7, SCU_Mint_v3, whole genome shotgun sequence DNA encodes these proteins:
- the LOC122084682 gene encoding caffeic acid 3-O-methyltransferase-like: MEQQKKLQEDEDACVYAMQLASSSVLPMVLRSVVELGILEIITKAGPVGTEISPSEIASQLPTQNPDAAVMVDRALRLLASYSVVTCSLKTHEDGRIERVYGEAPICKLFLQNEETGSLEKLMLMHQDKVLMHGWFHMKEAILEGGIPFHKEYGMSAFEYQGVDPRFNVLFNEAMKGQTIITMNKLLQVYKGFEGLNSVVDVGGGFAVALKMITSKYPSIKGINFDLPYVVAEAPSHPGVEHVGGNMFESVPKGDAIFMKLILHDWSDEHCLTILKNCYEALPKGGKVIIVDALLSEAAETNRVARAGYQIDNLMMMINPGGKERTEKDFEALAKGAGFRSYQVICPVINLCAIEYVK; the protein is encoded by the exons ATGGAACAGCAGAAGAAACTCCAAGAGGATGAAGATGCTTGtgtatatgcaatgcaattggCAAGCTCTTCAGTCCTTCCCATGGTGTTGAGATCCGTTGTGGAGCTTGGAATTCTGGAGATCATCACTAAAGCTGGTCCAGTAGGAACTGAAATCTCACCTTCTGAGATAGCTTCTCAGCTTCCTACACAAAACCCAGATGCAGCAGTAATGGTTGATCGTGCCCTTCGGCTCCTAGCCAGTTATTCAGTTGTGACTTGTTCACTGAAGACACACGAGGATGGGCGGATTGAGAGGGTCTATGGCGAGGCCCCGATCTGCAAGCTTTTCCTTCAAAATGAAGAGACGGGATCCTTGGAAAAGTTAATGCTTATGCATCAAGACAAGGTCCTCATGCATGGCTG GTTCCATATGAAAGAAGCCATTCTAGAAGGTGGAATCCCATTTCACAAGGAATATGGAATGTCAGCATTTGAATATCAAGGTGTGGATCCTAGGTTCAACGTGCTTTTCAATGAGGCAATGAAAGGTCAAACTATCATTACTATGAACAAACTTCTTCAGGTATACAAAGGGTTTGAGGGACTAAACTCAGTGGTCGATGTTGGCGGTGGATTTGCTGTTGCCCTTAAAATGATCACTTCCAAGTATCCATCAATCAAGggtattaattttgatttgccTTACGTTGTTGCAGAAGCACCATCCCATCCAg GTGTGGAGCATGTTGGAGGTAATATGTTCGAAAGTGTTCCAAAAGGGGATGCCATTTTTATGAAA TTGATATTGCATGATTGGAGTGATGAACATTGCTTGACAATTTTGAAGAACTGCTATGAAGCATTACCAAAAGGTGGGAAGGTGATCATCGTTGATGCGCTTCTTTCAGAAGCTGCGGAAACTAACCGTGTAGCTCGAGCTGGATATCAAATTGACAATTTAATGATGATGATAAATCCtggaggaaaagaaagaactGAGAAAGATTTTGAAGCTCTAGCCAAGGGAGCTGGGTTTCGTAGTTATCAAGTGATTTGCCCTGTAATTAACCTTTGTGCTATCGAATATGTAAAGTAA